In one window of Ostrinia nubilalis chromosome 21, ilOstNubi1.1, whole genome shotgun sequence DNA:
- the LOC135081961 gene encoding uncharacterized protein LOC135081961, with amino-acid sequence MSGIDNNIFEVKPNSKSKRKITTPCPNAYLNPALDLLANEDPMCNTAMEIVPIKKRKRSRSCDIAAFENTGLDLGISKAAVNAFLVRELENVRQNMKCASPIVERENNAPAAATEAVIERQNFATIMETEPVIGRESVTSITDIEPVIERENIPITEPVYANLTDLSVPQASCPDESIVEMNPTPCNDLSGFNPDFSEIEMDSGISVLEQKSLTTTNTISQMNNLTDISGNATSVTNKVIINNTSQINLSFIDRLALDSPNLSNQSLYLDDDLNESNIMEVKTITIITKKKRIISKKKNTNPFLDPNLNIEPSEDYSKESCNETQNPFLTLDSTKPDLEYNDEVMSRPAEVPTPQGSNLMPRRLFSGDTNSTISTMNESMNVDQHEYENIDGYRSESPIYENVSGDSIDSAYNKQSKILGHDVSRFSAIDIMNLNKHSEANSSNESNDSKKDLKYQLLKAGNKLSKKVFKTLKKTFKHDKVEHNVTLNPYEVPRKLPKQKLPAPKDCGIENPALNLNNSDEIEIEELDDDEEHQYETVKTLRNTQLNMNVTPLKERDENADFSHSRLNTPGKKVRFDSTLNREKVITGNSFDCDIQSPGFDVKIDKYHDELENCINEKKFLQQNM; translated from the coding sequence ATGAGCGGCATAGACAATAATATCTTTGAAGTGAAACCAAATTCAAAAAGCAAGAGAAAGATCACTACTCCATGCCCAAATGCTTACCTGAACCCAGCGTTAGACCTGCTAGCCAACGAGGATCCCATGTGCAACACCGCCATGGAAATAGTACCGATTAAAAAGCGTAAACGCTCCAGGAGCTGTGACATCGCTGCGTTTGAAAACACCGGCCTAGATTTAGGCATCAGCAAGGCAGCTGTGAATGCATTTCTAGTGAGAGAACTTGAAAATGTACGTCAGAATATGAAGTGTGCCAGTCCTATCGTTGAAAGAGAAAATAATGCCCCAgctgcagcaactgaagctgttATTGAAAGACAAAATTTTGCTACGATCATGGAAACGGAACCTGTTATTGGAAGGGAAAGTGTTACATCAATTACAGATATTGAGCCTGTTATTGAAAGAGAAAACATACCGATCACAGAACCAGTGTATGCCAATTTAACAGACTTATCCGTACCACAAGCAAGTTGCCCTGACGAGTCCATCGTAGAAATGAATCCAACGCCTTGTAACGATTTGTCTGGATTTAACCCTGATTTCAGTGAAATCGAAATGGATTCTGGTATATCAGTTTTGGAGCAAAAATCCTTGACCACTACTAATACAATCAGTCAAATGAACAATTTGACTGATATCTCTGGAAATGCCACAAGTGTtacaaataaagttataataaacaATACCAGCCAAATAAACCTGAGTTTCATAGACAGACTAGCTTTGGATTCACCAAACTTGTCAAATCAATCATTGTACCTTGACGATGACCTGAATGAAAGCAATATTATGGAAGTAAAAACTATAACTATAATAACCAAAAAGAAGCGAATCATAAGCAAAAAGAAGAATACGAACCCATTTTTAGACCCTAATCTCAATATTGAACCATCTGAAGATTATTCAAAAGAATCTTGCAATGAAACTCAAAATCCTTTCCTAACTCTGGATTCTACAAAGCCAGACCTAGAATACAATGATGAAGTGATGAGCAGACCAGCAGAAGTTCCAACACCACAGGGAAGTAATTTAATGCCTAGAAGATTATTTTCTGGTGATACTAACAGCACTATTTCAACGATGAATGAGTCTATGAACGTTGACCAACATGAATATGAAAATATCGATGGATATCGATCTGAAAGTCCCATCTATGAGAATGTCAGCGGAGACTCCATTGATTCTGCTTACAACAAACAAAGCAAAATATTAGGCCATGATGTTTCAAGGTTCAGTGCTATCGAtataatgaatttaaataaacattcaGAAGCAAACAGTTCAAATGAATCTAATGACAGTAAAAAAGATTTGAAATATCAATTGCTTAAAGCTGgtaataaattatcaaaaaaagtgTTCAAAACGTTGAAGAAAACTTTCAAACATGACAAAGTTGAACATAATGTGACTTTGAACCCGTATGAAGTACCGAGAAAACTACCAAAGCAGAAACTGCCTGCACCGAAAGATTGCGGCATAGAAAATCCTGCTCTAAACCTGAACAATTCTGATGAAATTGAGATTGAAGAGTTGGACGATGACGAAGAACACCAGTATGAAACCGTTAAAACGCTCAGAAACACACAGCTCAATATGAATGTCACACCTTTGAAGGAGAGAGATGAAAATGCTGATTTTTCTCATAGCAGACTAAACACTCCAGGGAAAAAGGTTCGTTTTGACTCAACGTTGAATCGAGAGAAAGTGATAACAGGAAACAGCTTTGATTGTGATATACAAAGTCCAGGGTTTGATGTGAAAATTGATAAATATCATGATGAATTAGAAAACTGTATAAATGAGAAAAAGTTTTTGCAGCAAAATATGTAG